The following proteins come from a genomic window of Platichthys flesus chromosome 1, fPlaFle2.1, whole genome shotgun sequence:
- the mafa gene encoding transcription factor Maf — MASELAMSNSDLPTSPLAMEYVNDFDLMKFEVKKEPVEPDRNISQCSRLIAGGSLSSTPMSTPCSSVPPSPSFSAPSPGSGSEQKSHIEDFYWMPGYQQQLNPEALGFSPEDAVEALINNSHQLQSFDGYSRSQQFAGAAGTGGSMAGEEMGSAAAVVSAVIAAAAAQNGGAHHHHHHHHHHSGGHQGPGGQSNGISGTNHAHLRPEDRFSDEQLVTMSVRELNRHLRGVSKEEVIRLKQKRRTLKNRGYAQSCRFKRVQQRHVLEGEKTQLIQQVEHLKQEISRLVRERDAYKEKYEKLISTGFRENGSSSDHNPSSPEFFMSSRKFLHL, encoded by the coding sequence aTGGCATCAGAGCTGGCAATGAGCAACTCCGACCTGCCCACCAGTCCCCTGGCCATGGAATATGTTAATGACTTCGATCTGATGAagtttgaagtgaaaaaggaGCCGGTGGAGCCCGATCGCAACATCAGCCAGTGCAGTCGCCTTATCGCCGGGGGATCCTTGTCTTCCACCCCGATGAGCACGCCTTGCAGCTCGGTGCCCCCGTCCCCAAGCTTCTCGGCGCCCAGTCCGGGCTCGGGGAGCGAGCAGAAGTCACACATAGAGGATTTCTACTGGATGCCCGGTTACCAACAGCAGTTGAATCCAGAGGCGCTGGGCTTCAGCCCCGAAGACGCAGTCGAGGCGCTGATCAACAACAGTCACCAGCTCCAGTCGTTCGATGGCTATTCCAGGAGCCAGCAGTTCGCTGGCGCAGCCGGGACAGGAGGCTCCATGGCCGGTGAAGAGATGGGGTCCGCCGCGGCGGTGGTGTCGGCGGTCATCGCTGCGGCGGCGGCTCAGAACGGAGGGgcacaccaccaccatcaccaccaccaccaccacagtgGCGGCCACCAGGGGCCCGGCGGCCAGAGCAACGGCATTTCTGGCACAAATCACGCACACTTGCGCCCGGAGGACCGGTTCTCGGACGAGCAGCTGGTGACCATGTCGGTGCGGGAGCTCAACCGGCACCTACGGGGGGTCAGCAAGGAAGAGGTGATCCGATtgaaacagaagaggaggacCCTAAAGAACAGAGGCTACGCGCAGTCCTGCCGCTTCAAGCGGGTCCAGCAGCGGCACGTcctggagggagagaagacGCAACTCATCCAGCAGGTCGAGCACCTAAAGCAGGAGATCTCCAGGCTGGTCCGGGAGCGGGACGCGTACAAAGAAAAGTATGAGAAGCTCATCAGCACCGGTTTCAGAGAAAATGGATCCAGCAGCGACCACAACCCTTCATCCCCGGAGTTTTTCAT